GTCCTGACGACGTGTTCCAGAACTCGGCAGGCTATGGCATGTTCACTGCAGGACTTGGTTTCCAGTATGGTGCCGAAAGGGTGGGTATGCTCACTGTGCCGGCAGCAGCAGGTAACACTCTGCGCCAGATAAAGTTCATCCGTGACTTCGGTACTACCGTTCTCCACGCCATCCCCTCATACGCTTCGCGTGTGTTTGAGGTGATGAGAGAGCAGGGCGTTGACCCACGTCGCGACACTAAGCTGCGTGTGCTGTGTATCGGTGCAGAACCTCACAGCGAGGAACAGCGTCAGCGTATAGAGCAGCAGCTGGGTGTGAAGGCATATAACTCCTATGGTATCTCAGAGATGATGGGCCCTGGCGTGGCCTTCGAGTGTCCTGAGCAGAACGGACTCCACATCTGGGAAGACTACTTCATCGTTGAGATTATAGACCCTGTCACCCTTGAGCCTGTGCCCGACGGACAGCTTGGTGAGTTGGTCCTCACCACTATTAATCGTGAGGGCATGCCACTGCTTCGCTATCGTACACGTGACCTCACGCGCATCCTTCCTGGTGAGTGTCCATGCGGACGCCATCACAAGCGTCTGGCCCGTCTGCAGGGACGCAGCGACGATATGATGATTCTCAAAGGTGTGAACATCTTCCCAATACAGATTGAGAAGATTCTCCTTGGCTTCAAAGAGCTTGGTACTGACTATCTCATCACCCTTGAGACCACTGAGGCCGGTGATATTATGACCATCGATGTAGAGCTCGCTCGTCTTGAAACTGACGACTATACCGAACTACAGGGTCTGACACGTGAGATAACACGTCAGCTGAAGGATGAGATTCTTATCACTCCTAAGGTACGCCTTGTTCAGAAAGGTTCTCTTGGCGCAAGCGACGAGAAGAAGGCTGTGCGTGTGAAAGACTTGAGAAAGCTGTTCTAATAGCTCTTTCTTACAGGAATATTTAGGCGGGGCTGCATAGATTATACAGCTCCGCTTTGGTTTTTAATATAATCAAACATATTAAGAAAATTGGCACGCATTCTATTTTGTATTAGATAGTTAGACAATTACTTGGTAATTCCGATTTTTTGTTTTATCTTTGCACCGTGTTATTCTTTTTCAGATAATAATGTGAATAATTGAACAATTTATTAATTTTTTAAATAATAGCTATTATGAAGAAAACACTGTTACTTAAAACAATGCTCCTGCTATGGGCCCTGATAGTGGGAAGTTTGAGCGTGTGGGCGGACGAGGTTACGCTTTGGTCAGAAGATTTTTCTTCTTATTCTGCCAATGCCATACCCTCTGGTGGTACATATAATTATAGCTGCGGAGGTGCTAATACAAAGATTTATGATGAATATTTGGCTGGTGGTGCTGCACCTGAATTGTTGCTTCAGAAAAGTTCTAATGGAACTTTTACTGCTACAATACCATTAGAAAATATTGAAGGTGACCTTACCCTTACATTCAAAACTAATAATCAGAAAATTAAGGTAGAGACTACAACTGAGGGATTAACTGGCAGTCTTGAAGAAAAGGCTAGCGGTACACATACTGCAACTTTCAAAGGTGTAACAACAAGCACCACTTCTATAACTATAAAGTTTACATGCTCAGGTTCATCAAACGTTCGTTTGGATGATATTGAATTAAAGGGAACTCAGGTTTCTAGCGGCGATACACCCACCCTTAAGGACTGTGACCTTGCTTTGACTGACGCTCCTATAGCTCTCAACTTTGATCTTTACAACAACTCTTCTGCTCAGGTCATTAACTATACGACTTCAAGCACA
This region of Prevotella sp. E13-27 genomic DNA includes:
- a CDS encoding phenylacetate--CoA ligase family protein, with amino-acid sequence MYSPYFEPELETMSRDQLEALQLSRLQSTVRHCMNSEFYRERFKELGITPEDIRTLDDVKRLPFTTKDDLREHYPFGLASVPLKDCVRLHSSSGTTGNPTVVLHTQRDLDEWAKAVARCLWMVGSRPDDVFQNSAGYGMFTAGLGFQYGAERVGMLTVPAAAGNTLRQIKFIRDFGTTVLHAIPSYASRVFEVMREQGVDPRRDTKLRVLCIGAEPHSEEQRQRIEQQLGVKAYNSYGISEMMGPGVAFECPEQNGLHIWEDYFIVEIIDPVTLEPVPDGQLGELVLTTINREGMPLLRYRTRDLTRILPGECPCGRHHKRLARLQGRSDDMMILKGVNIFPIQIEKILLGFKELGTDYLITLETTEAGDIMTIDVELARLETDDYTELQGLTREITRQLKDEILITPKVRLVQKGSLGASDEKKAVRVKDLRKLF